In Streptomyces nojiriensis, the sequence CCGACCGTGGACCCGGCCGGCGAGGGCCGCGGCCCCCGGCCCGGCGACCGCGCACCCGACTGCGCGGGCCTGACCGGACCCGGCACCGCCTACCCGATGCGCCTGTACGACGTCCTGCGCGAGCGGGACCACGTACTGCTGCTCTACGGAGCCGGGTTCGGGCCCGGGTCCGAAACGGGGGAGGGCCTCGACGCACTCGTCCGCACCGCCCGGGACTCCTCGGGCGGCCGTGTGGAGGTCTGCCTGCTGCTCGCGGCGGACGCGGACGCGGACGAGGACCCGAACGCCGTCATCGAGGCCGACGGCAGGACCCTGCCGGTCTACGCAGACACCCGGGGAGAGTTCGCCCGCCTCTACGCGGCCGAGGAGCCCACGGCCTTCGTGATCCGCCCGGACGGATATCTCGGAGCCCGGATCCCGCTCTCCCCGCCCGCCCCGCGCCCGCTGGCCGCCCACCTCGCGGCCGTCTTCGCCACGAGCCCGCCGAACTGACCCGTCAGGCCCGGGCGGCCTCGCGGCGCTGCCGCTTGCCCAGCGGGGCCAGCGACATGTCCTGGGCCTGCGACCTCAGCTGCTTGAAGCCGTACCCGCGCTCGGTCAGCCAGCTCTCCGCCGCCAGCTCCGCCCGGGCCGTCGCGTCGAGGATGTCCTCCTCGGCCTCACCCGTGTCCACGAAGCGGAAGGTGAAGAAGGGGCGGGCCGCGAGGTCGTACGTGAGATGACCCTCGGCGGTGAACTCCGCGCGCAGCATGTCGTGCTCGGGCGCAGCGGCGAGCAGCTCGGCCGTCTGGTCGTCGGTCAGACCGTCGAACGAGCCGCGGACGGTGATACGGAAGGTACGGATGGCACTCATCCCCGGAGCCTAGATCGGGCACCGCGTCTCCTGCATCCGGATATCCGCCGGTCCGCCCCGCCCGCCACCCGGTGGACGGCCGCGCAGGGCCGCGTACGGCCGCGTACACCGCACGGACACCCCGAAAGCCCCGGCCGGGAGCCCGTTTTGGATTTGCCGGACGATCCTCAATACGATCCGGCGATGATCACAAGAAAACGGCTTGCGGTCGGGGCGTGCGGCCTGCTCGCCGCCCTGGCCGTCGGGCTCTTCCCGGCGAGCGCCACCGCCGCCGACGAACCGACGGCGAAGGAACCCCCCAAGGTCGACCTCGTCCTCGACGTGAGCGGCTCCATGCGGGCCAACGACATCGACGGACAGACCCGCATGGCAGCGGCCAAGCAGGCCTTCAACGAGGTCATCGACGCGGTCCCGGCCGAGGTACGCCTCGGCATACGGACCCTGGGGGCCGACTACCCCGGGGACGACCGGGCCACGGGATGCAAGGACACCAAGCAGCTCTACAAGGTCGGCCCCCTCGACCGGACCGAGGCCAAGACCGCGGTGGCGACCCTGGCCCCCACCGGCTGGACGCCGATCGGACCGGCCCTGCTCGGCGCGGCCCAGGACCTGGAGGGCGGCACCGGCTCCAAGCGGATCGTGCTCATCACGGACGGCGAGGACACCTGCGCCCCGCTCGACCCGTGCGAAGTGGCGCGCGACATCGCCGCCAAGGGCATCCACCTGGTCATCGACACCCTCGGCCTGGTCCCGGACGCCAAGACCCGGGCCCAGCTGACCTGCATCGCCGAGGCCACCGGCGGCACCTACACCTCGGTGCAGCACAAGGCGGACCTCTCCAGCCGGGTGAAACAACTCGTCGACCGGGCCGCGGACCCGGTCGTCAACCCGGTCGCGACCGAGGGCGCGAAGCAGTGCCAGGGCGCCCCGCAGCTCAAGGCCGGCCTCTACAGCGACCGCGAGACCTTCGGTGAACACCGCTGGTACCGGGTCGACGTCCTCCCGGGGCAGGAACTGCGCGCCTCGGTCAGCATCGGCGCCGACCGCGCCGTCAACAACGACTACGGCGTCCTGCTGCGCGCCACCACCGTCCACGGGCGCGAGATCGTGCGCGGCTCGGAGGCGGGCGACGGGCGTACCGACGTCCTCTCGACCGGCCTGCGCTACCCGAAGGCCGAGATCGACGGCCTGGACTCGGACGCCAAGCCCGTCCCGGAGACCGTCTGCCTCCAGGTCAGCAACTCCTTCTCCGCTCCCGCCTCCGTCAAGACGACCCCGGGCATGCCCGTCGAGCTGACCATCGACCTGGTGGACGGACCCGACGAGGCCTCCGACGTCGCCGCGTTCGGCCTCGGGCGGGGCTGGTGGCTGCTGGCCGTGCTGGTGCTCGCCGGGCTGCTGGCCGGTCTGGTGTGGGGATGGATCTCCCGCTGGCGCATCT encodes:
- a CDS encoding DUF6204 family protein, with product MSAIRTFRITVRGSFDGLTDDQTAELLAAAPEHDMLRAEFTAEGHLTYDLAARPFFTFRFVDTGEAEEDILDATARAELAAESWLTERGYGFKQLRSQAQDMSLAPLGKRQRREAARA
- a CDS encoding VWA domain-containing protein → MITRKRLAVGACGLLAALAVGLFPASATAADEPTAKEPPKVDLVLDVSGSMRANDIDGQTRMAAAKQAFNEVIDAVPAEVRLGIRTLGADYPGDDRATGCKDTKQLYKVGPLDRTEAKTAVATLAPTGWTPIGPALLGAAQDLEGGTGSKRIVLITDGEDTCAPLDPCEVARDIAAKGIHLVIDTLGLVPDAKTRAQLTCIAEATGGTYTSVQHKADLSSRVKQLVDRAADPVVNPVATEGAKQCQGAPQLKAGLYSDRETFGEHRWYRVDVLPGQELRASVSIGADRAVNNDYGVLLRATTVHGREIVRGSEAGDGRTDVLSTGLRYPKAEIDGLDSDAKPVPETVCLQVSNSFSAPASVKTTPGMPVELTIDLVDGPDEASDVAAFGLGRGWWLLAVLVLAGLLAGLVWGWISRWRISVWRTN